The Aphidius gifuensis isolate YNYX2018 linkage group LG2, ASM1490517v1, whole genome shotgun sequence DNA window AATTACCATATGTTTAATCCActtgaaaatacatttttgcaaattgaaaaatacttttattattaaaaaaaaatgatggctGGTTTGTATCGTAATGCATTAAATGtttcaagatttttaaaaggtaaatttgtaataaataattcaagatgtttatcaaaatattatccaattgatgaaaatatttatggaTTAACAGATCAACAAAAAGAGGTTAGttgaaattacaaataaattatataaataaattgagcattttattaatttttttacagttgagatcagttgtttttaattttgcacAAAAAGAGCTGGCACCAAGAGCTCAAgagattgataaaaataataattttccagATTTACGAGTAAgttaataatgtatttaattaatttgcaaaaattaattggtaattgtttttgttgttgaatgaTGATTAGGTATTTTGGAAAAAACTTGGTGACTTGGGTCTTCTTGGTATAACAGCAAAAGGTGCATATGGTGGTAGTGATGGTACATATTTAGATCATGTTATTGTTATGGAAGAATTAAGTCGTGCTTGTGCATCAATTGCTTTGAGTTATGGTGCACACTCGAATTTATGTATCAATCAGATCAACAGAAATGGAACAGAACAACAAAAACTCAAGTATTTACCAAAGGTAAAtgagcaaataaaaataaatgtatattttaattttaaaaataaacatttatcgttattataaaatatttagctgTGTAGTGGTGAACATATTGGTGCACTGGCAATGTCTGAGTCTGGTTCTGGATCAGATGTGGtatcaatgaaattaaaagcacaaaaaataaatgactattatatattaaatggtAATAAATTTTGGATAACAAATGCACCAGATGCTGATACTCTAATCGTTtatgcaaaaacaaattttaatgttgaaaaatcacAACATGGTATAACAgcatttattgttgaaaaacaaATGGAAGGTTTTagtgttggaaaaaaattagataaactTGGAATGAGAGGTTCAAATACagctgaattaatttttcaagattgTAAAATTCCAGGtaacaaatacaaattaatattttactattataaaattaaataattatttgtttttttgtgtttttttatttagaaaaaaatgtacttgGTCAAGTGGACAAAGGAATATATGTTTTATTCAGTGGATTAGATTTGGAAAGACTTGTTTTAGCAGCTGGACCACTTgggtaattaaaattaatcaaaaaaaaaaatatttaattgttgcttttaatcaaaaatgatttataaatttttaaaaagaattttacaaGCATGCTGTGATGTTTCATTTGAATATGCTCATACgagaaaacaatttaataaaaaaatagcagaGTTTCAATTTATCCAGGTAAATATATAagcttgatttaaattaattaattaaagcactaattaattgttttttctatttgtttaaaGGGTAAAATTGCAGATATGTACACAAGCCTCAGTGCAAGTAGAAGTTATTTGTATTCAGTTGCAAGATCATGTGACACTGGACACATTAATCGAAAAGACTGTGCTgctgttatattatttttagctgAAAATGCAACGAAAGCAGCTCTCGAATCAATACAAATTCTaggtaatataaaaataaattaagattaaattacaaattaatatttaacaattaaaattaaaaggtgGAAATGGATTTATCAATGATTATCCAACTGGTCGTTTATTGAGAGATGCTAAACTATATGAAATTGGAGCTGGAACAAGTGAAATACGTCGTCTTGTTATTTCACGTTCAATTACTGATGAATACTCATGAAAaaagcaattattttaatttaaaaataaactcaaatCAATGATGAcattaagatatatattttcaatcaacaaatgacattgataaataatgattaataaattataataagtcATTCATTacttaacaataaaaatagttttataaataaaaaaaaaaaaagaagtttaaTTGTGTTAACTTTGAGAGATAAATGAGTCACTAGAACacattttgtttgaaaattcaattgaaaaatcaaccTTTAGCGCTATAGGTTGCTAATTTAAGGTGTTGACatcctcattttattttattttttaatgtctgTCTTATTCTAAATGAgtctttttcatttcaatcaACATTGGTATTTATTGGTCTTTCTCACTCTGATCATTGTCACCAATTGGATTGATTTAAATACCCATTAATCGGATAACCGCCAAAGTAATTGGATCGGTTTTTTgtcgaaaataatttttaaacaatttatttgtttttacatCATTGTTCAATCGAAACAGTGCCTGGTGtcagtgctttttttttttttttttacaataatacaaattagCTAAATCATCAGAGATAACAGGATTATGGcacttaaattttcaattggaaATTACTATACAACCTACGTgagtcaaataaatttatcataaatttaattaaaaattaaaaaaaccactTATCAACAAgtgaagataaatttttttcatacaaaaaaaaaatttctatatcaagattgattgatttttaaattaattaaacaaaaaatgttttctcaattttaaattattccgCCTTTTTAAATGCGCAagatcaaaattataattttaacttggaacaaataaaatattttaaaaatatatatataaaaaaattttattgatgcgtgttgaattgttgatgatttatgaCAAGCTCTGTTAAATCACAGCTCGATTATATCAACAAGATTTTTATAGCATAGGGGATGATTGatctaaaaaaaagagacagaGATTATTGAGAAAGCAAATGtacattacaaaataaaaaaaaaaaataaacacattgttaataacaatatcataaatatacacacatgttttaaaatcaatatgtGTTGTATTTGGCAATGTGGCAAAATGAGGCCACAATGAGtatgaaataattgttatgtACCTCATTGTGAATATTGTGTAATATATATGTGTCAGTATCTATAAcgtgattttatatttcaccAGCAATTGAGGCATATTGGTAAATTGTAtgcatgataattattagttcACCACTAGCCACTGAACAGTGTACttgatttttctaaaatttcctcaatttttaatttttgttattaactttttttatcaacatcatctacatcaacatcatcaacatcgaATTTAgtgttatattaatttttttaatgtgaaaatttaacgttattttatgttgtttttaattgccaaaaaaaaacaacaaagtgatttgaaattttgaaaataaaaaagaaggatAAACAggtaaaattttctataattgTTGCTGATATATAAAAGGTCAAGGGTTCGAGAGCATGACGAGGAAAGATACGTTggtattgaaaatacaaagaCATCCAGGTCAACCTTGGGGTTTCCGCATTGCCGGTGGTGTTGATTTAGGCACACCGATTATCGTCACCCGTgtgagttttaattatttatgtttattgttgTCCTTGTTGTTTTTGCTGTATgttgtgttatttatttattttttatttatttattgacaaacaaattaatgttttatatgtggtattttttttaaaattattaattaaattttttgttgatttgtttTAGTCTGAGAATGAAGACCTCCAGAAGGGTGACGTGATCAAGAaaattgatgattatgatggtTCTGATTTGAGGCATGTTGATGCACAAGATTTACTAGTTAATACAAATTCATGTAAACTCGTTGTAGACAGGTTTGATATGTCGAttaatgggttttttttttaattaaaaaaaatcaatttatcgaAATTAAAAATCCAGCTTTATATtgacaagttttttaaaattattaaacagatttttatattttcttttaaatatttttaaaacctcACTGGcgacttgataaattttttgaaaaataaatttaaattaataattataacagttaaaaaaaatgtttaaaaaatatttttttttccattaaataatgattgatttctttttgaatgaaaaaaataggcaaaaaaaatcaaaagatgataaaattcTTCCAAAAAGTCCAGTTCCACCGATGATGTCTccaaaagaatataaaacTTATTCACCAGATCATTTTGAGCCACCACATGAGCATCTTGATGAAGTACGAGAAGAAAGATTTTACTTGTCTcaggtaaagaaaaaaattatgagttGACAAATAGTTTTACTAATagattttagtttttttaaattttttttatttataaatgtagaATGTaaggataaatattttttaaaaatatcgaaGGGTATTGACAAGGGCGTGCAACCtgatttcacaaaaaaaattaaaaaaaaaaaaattatgcaagCAAACATACAACAAGAGTGTGGCAAAATGCTGGGCTTGATATCTAATTttagaacaaaataaaatgtctaTTTTGAAACGATCTAACACGTAGACTAGATGTttgcaaaaaaacaaatataaaaaaaaaaaaaacattaacacATACATAAACATCAATTACacactgaaaaatataaaaaatataaatcgaaaaaataagaaaattaaatgtcaACGTATATAatgacaaacaaataaaaaaaatttactggtttttattgttttgccaaaaatttaaaacagtaAACAACTAAAATggctaatttaaaatttaaaaaaaaaattacaaaaacaagaattatttttacacaatatatatattttttttgttgatcataaaaatcatgaaaagtttaaacaatttggtatttataaatatataattttttccattgaattttaaaattttaaatggaaaaaaaaatattaaatttattataaataattattgtaaatatggcaataaattaaaaataaaattttaattaattttaaattaaagaagtaaacaaaataaagcaaaaatattttcgatataaatttaaaataaattcgaaatttaaaaatgtaattagaaaaaaatttaaaaaatataaaaactataaatctAGTGGCTAGAAAacaaaactatatataaaaaaaaaataatattttataattttgataggTGGTTGAATGTATATGTGTGTttgagtaataatttaaaaaaaaaaataaaaaaatgtaggaGGTTGTCGACGATGATCGCATgaaggtgttttttttttggatcatTTTGGATTGGGTGTGTTGGCGTTTAGAAGCAACTTGGAGAAGAGTTTAGTGCCATTCGTGCATCGAGAAGCATcgaatacaataattattaaaaaattattaaaatattataataaatagacAAAAAGTGTACGATATAATTCAAcgaaaacaaattattttaaacgaATTTTtagtgataaatttaatttacatacacaagtgttaattaatttaaaattaattaaatttcaattatttgtttgagTTATTATTTGAACAATAAATATGCCGGGATATACGACAACTTATCGTTACACAGTTGAAAGAAATCCAAAAGAAGAAGAATGTGCTGGCTCTtgggtaaaaaaattataaataaaaaaaaacaataaaatttttaattgttttccttttgtttatgaaaatttcgtttttttttttttttgataatttattacgaTGTGGTAAATGTCATTTAATTGTCAAggtttatttgtattttaaaaaaattaaatttattaaccaaaaataaatgaattttctaataataaaattcaatgtcaAGAGCATAGAAAAATATGTGCAACGGGAATAGATGTTGATGTAGAAggagtaataattttaacttaaAACTTAGCTACGTTAAATTAAACcttgacatatatatattttttttttttattaattttattttagatattaaaagaaaatttaaatatttaaattttaaaataaatatttacttaaaaattaaatttttttttgcatttaaaaaaatgatttattaataaaaaaaggtatattgtttaaaagaaaatttcatttagTAATAAAAgagcataatttttattaattaaaaaaatttttattaattaatttgaataatcttaattaaaagtaaaaaaattattcgaaaTCGTTATTGGCACTCATACGGGGAAATTTACGGGAAATACGGGGACATTTACGGGTTTCACAACAATGTAATCAGTCCTACACATACAACGGTGGCTATGTTCACCGTAAATTCCCCCGTATTGAGTGCCAATAGCGTTAccgaaaattttaaattatttcgacgcgaaaaaaatacatttttacaaataatttgaaaaaaaaattatcaattattgattattataaataataagagaTTAAAGGGTATAAATAGAGCTTTAATTTGATATGtttaatggattttttggaataaaaataaatcttgagTCATTAAAATGCATTGAGATGAAAGAAAAAGTATTAAGTATGCTCTTTCGATGCGTCTGTTTGATTTAATCTGCAAGCCAGCTGTCTAATATTGGgttagataaatattaatatacaaaaaaataagagaaatcatttttaaaaattttatatatatttttttttattttaatggacATAGTTGATGTGTGGCAATAACGCAAAGACGACAGAACTTGCGCGATATATTTTTGCCAGCTGTGAGCCTTCGG harbors:
- the LOC122848110 gene encoding isovaleryl-CoA dehydrogenase, mitochondrial, producing MMAGLYRNALNVSRFLKGKFVINNSRCLSKYYPIDENIYGLTDQQKELRSVVFNFAQKELAPRAQEIDKNNNFPDLRVFWKKLGDLGLLGITAKGAYGGSDGTYLDHVIVMEELSRACASIALSYGAHSNLCINQINRNGTEQQKLKYLPKLCSGEHIGALAMSESGSGSDVVSMKLKAQKINDYYILNGNKFWITNAPDADTLIVYAKTNFNVEKSQHGITAFIVEKQMEGFSVGKKLDKLGMRGSNTAELIFQDCKIPEKNVLGQVDKGIYVLFSGLDLERLVLAAGPLGILQACCDVSFEYAHTRKQFNKKIAEFQFIQGKIADMYTSLSASRSYLYSVARSCDTGHINRKDCAAVILFLAENATKAALESIQILGGNGFINDYPTGRLLRDAKLYEIGAGTSEIRRLVISRSITDEYS